The DNA region aaaagaagaagaagaatgttaattttttttttgatgtttCCCCACAACTCCAGCGTCCGGAGAGCTGGATCAAACCAGATGCGGGCTGGGTAAAAGCTAATGTCGATGGAGCTGTTGGGTCTAATCTTGCGGCCAGCTGCGGGGGGGTGTTCCGGGACGCAGCAGGGAGATGGATAACCGGCTTTAGTCGTAACCATGGTACTATGGCAACAGAGAGCGCCTTCCTCACTGAATTACTCGCGGTGGCAACGGCTGTAGAGCTAGTAATAGCCTTGGAGATCCCTCAGGTGATAGTAGAATCAGATTCCATGGAGGTGGTGAGTTTTCTCTGCTCTTAAGATATATCTTCTCATCGGTATGCACAGATAGCATCGTCTGTTCTTCACCTTCAAGCAATTCACGGAAGCTTAGTTTTCCAACATGCACCAAGAACAGCCAACTACCTGGCGGATTATATTGCCAAAATTGGTTTGAATCTCCCGTATGGGACCCATAACTTTGATAGTCGGCTTTTGTACCCAAATGGTATAATTTATTTTGGAAATTACAGCTTTggggtacttttttttttatttaccaaactagtaTAAATCGTCACTGTTAGTGgcgattctattttttttttacttttttaaagaatcatcaatgctattggcgtttttgtttttgtttttttttcgttttttaaataaatcgccaaccatgttggcgttttcttttctttttttttaaattttttttccccttaaaatcgccaacacagttggcgttttcttattttttattttattttatttttcttaaaatcgcCAACACAGTTGGCTTTTtctactttttgtttttttaattttttttaaatagtaattagaatgatatttaatcaattttaaaagaccatatgaatatttttataaatataaatgagaATTAGAGTAAAGCTAAGACAACTATGTATAAACAAAAGTCACAATTTTACCTTGGAAATTTAAGAAACAACTTAAGAAATCTTCTAGTAAACAGAAGGAGCTCAAGTGTTCAATCCAAACATTTGTATGTATTTGTTGTGTAAGAATATGCTTATGAAGGTGCATATTTATAGGGtcttaatatattaaaatataaaataaaaagccaACATGATTGGCGATTTGAAAAATATTGGAGGAAAAAACAAAAGGTAGAAAATGCCAACTGGGTTggcgattttaagaaaaaaataaataaaaggaacGATAAGAAAACGCTAACTGTGTTGgcgattttaaagaaaaaaaaaacgccaACATACgattttaaggaaaaaaaattttaaaaagaaagaaaagaaaacgccaacatggttggcgatttatttaaaaaacgaaaaaaaaaacgccaatagcattggcgattctttaaaaaagtaaaaaaaaagaaatagaatcgccactgacagtggcgatttatactagtttggtaaataaaaaaaaagtaccccaaaactgtaattttcaaaataaactATACCATTTAGGTACAAAAACCTTGATAGTCCGTTTGGTGAGTGTCATACTCTTCTTAATAGAGATATTGTCATTAGTCCTAGTCCTAGTCCTAGTCCTAGTACTGGTCCTTAGCTAGTCTTGCTTTTCGGGGTTATCCCCTCCTTGTaaccaagaaaaaaaatcaagccTTCTCTAAATGCTACTGTACTATAATTATCTGGTGATTCGCAATTATTATATTGCAAATTTTTCCAAATCTTATTCATTTGCAAAATTATACTCTTAGACTTGCAATTACCTCCTTTATTTATATTCATTAAGGAAGATTTATAAAGTTACAACATAGTGCCACTAAAAGAGTAAATTTCGCCAACTTAGGTTGACACAATTGACCATAAATTTCAGATTGAACTCTTACCTTTTTATAAATTGAGGGTTTGAACCATGTATCCAATAAAATCTCAGTTTGTGGTCTTCCCAACATGTCACTTATGTCAAATTGGGTTAAGCTTGTGCCACGTGGGATGTGGCGTGGATCACTGAGTTGAAACAAGTATAAATTACAACTTGTTCGGACACATAAAATATTAGACAACAAAATGAAATAAGAATCTCTGCACATGTTTTGAAAAGTTATTTGATGTACAACAAACAAGTTAAATTATGGCTTGGTTAAACAAGTTAAAATTTTGacttcttattttttttcctccTTCCATTTATATTAACTCCATTTATTCACACTTCTCCTAcacttcaacacacacaaaatTAGCCATCTAAAATCTCTGCAATCTTAAACTCTTGTTAAGTTTTTTAGTTCTACCACAATTGTGAAGTTGTTGCTTTGGTCTATTACAATGGTAGAAAATTTTAAGGCACGTAAAGTCAGATGTTTGAAGACGAAAAGAAATCCACTCGACTGAAATACGGTTTAAGCGTGAACaacttgaaaagaaaagaattcaTATTAGGAGAAGATACTATTCAAATTCTCTCTCACTATTTGAATAGAAGTGAAAATTTGTGTGTGACAAAGTGTGCGACAAAGTGAGTGATTTGTGTGTGTGAAAAAACTCGTGAGAGGGTGTGGTGTGTGAAAATGTGTGTGAGAAAGTGTAAGTGAGAGAGTGAAAGGGTGTGGTGAAATAACTCGTGAGAGGGTGTGGTGTGTGAAAATGTGTGTGAGAAAGTGTAAGTGAGAGAGTGAAAGGGGCCGTGTGAAAATGAGAGTGAAAGTGAGTGTGTGAAAATGTGTGGAGCCAAGCTACCCATGTGAGCCAATCAGATCAAACAAGTCAAAAGAAAAACTTATTTGACCATGAGTCCATGACAAACCTCCTGCCCCACACAGTATCTCCTCACATCAACTAAACATGTCTCATGTCTCACACAGATTATTATTctcctttattttattataacagGTTAAAACTTCAGCATGTTTGAACAAgtcaaaaatttgaaacatccGAACAAGTAATAATTCAAAAAAGTAAATTTCaatatttggaaattaattaccgtgttaaatgatttttttggaaACCCAAATTAATAGATAAAGAGTAACGGGCAAGGCAACAACCCAGTACTGCAAAGTCTGTTACAAGGACATGGAAAACCCATAGCAAACTCCAAAAGCCATGTGAAAATTAATTACCGCGTTAAATGATGACAGCTTTAATATACGGTAATGGCTAAAAAACAAGATAACATCAGTAAAAACAGAAAGTATCCTGGTTCTCTTCATTTGGTAAGATTATGACATGAATTGATCAGCTGCACATGGATAGCAATTGAGAGGTTTGATTCAAATAGGAAATAGAGATAAATTAAATAGCACTTGAATGCCATTACCAACCCAAGACACTTGCAATCTCAGTCGAATACTAATAGCGTGGTGTGAATAAACCAAGGAAAAGAGATTGATTTTggtattagtcttatctcacaGAAAATGTTTGTTATTAGTTTTATCTCATTGAAAAAGTTTGATATTAGTCTTATTTCAGTGAAATGATGTTTAGATATAGGTTCTTTATTTTAGATTAGTACTAGTAACTtataaccaaaagaaaaaaaaaaagcttaggACTAGTAACTATTATGATAGAGAAATATTCTCATGAGATTCAAGTAActcctttatatatagttatcACTTATCACATCCCCTGAGTTCATTGAACGAAAAAAACTTCTGAGCAAACATTGCAGAGTAAGGAGATGGGGTTTGGAGAAATATGGTCCCAACTAGGATCCATTATGGCTAGCATCATGTTCGTGTATGCCATGTATGAGCAGTTCTTCCCACCTCATCTTGACATCTATGTTCGAAGGTTCACACACAAATTCACAGGCATTTTCTATCCTTACGTCCAGATAACTTTCCCTGAGTTCACAGGAGAGCAACTCAAGAGAAATAAAGCTTACACTGCGATCAGAACATACCTCAGTGCAAAATCATCAAAAGCAGCAAGAAGGCTTAAAGCTGAGGTGGTGAAAAATAGGCAGAACCCGCTCATGCTTAGCATGGACGACAATGAAGAGATCATGGACGAGTTTGAGGGTGTCAAACTCTGGTGGGCTGCATACTACACTGTCCCTAAGTCCCAGTCAATTTCATGGTACCCTTCTTCAGATGAGAGGAGGTTCTTAACACTCACTTTCCACAGACGCCACCGGGAGCTCATCACTACTACTTACATCCAACATGTGCTGGATCAAGGCAAGGCGATTGCATCAAGGAACAGACAGCTGAAGCTGTTCACCAACAACCCCAGCGATGATTGGAATGACTGGAAAAACACCAAGTGGAGCCACATACCCTTTGAGCACCCTGCAAGGTTTGAAACACTGGCAATGGATccaaagaagaaggaggagattATAAACGACCTTGAAATGTTCAAAACAGGAAAAGAGTACTATGCCAAGGTTGGGAAGCCTTGGAAGAGAGGTTACCTACTTTATGGTCCACCAGGGACTGGGAAATCAACCATGATAGCTGCCATAGCTAATTTCATGAACTATGATGTATATGACCTTGAGTTGACAGCAGTCAAAGAGAATACTGACCTGAAAAGATTGTTGATTGAAACCTCCAGCAAATCGATCATAGTGATTGAAGACATTGACTGCTCTCTTGATCTAACAGGCCAGAGGAAACAGAAAAAGGAAATAGATGAGAATGAGGGTGAGAAAACCAAAAATCCTGTTAAGaaggctgaagaagaagaagaagagaagaagaaggcaaGCAAGGTAACACTATCTGGGTTGTTGAATTTTATTGATGGGATTTGGTCAGCATGTGGGGGAGAGAGGATCATCATTTTCACAACCAACTTTGTGGACAAACTTGATCCTGCTCTCATTAGGAGAGGGAGGATGGACAAACACATAGAAATGCCCTATTGCAGTTATGAAGCTTTCAAGGTGCTGGCCAAGAACTACTTGGGTGTTGTTGATGATTCACATAGCTTGTTTCCCATTATTGAGAAGTTGTTGGGAGAGACCAAGATTTCACCTGCTGATGTTGCTGAGAATCTGATGCCAAAGTCAAGAACTGAAGATTCTGATACTTCCTTGCATAATCTGATTCAGTCTCTTGAGAATGCCAAGGAGGAGGCCAAGAAGAAGGCAGAGGAGGAAGCAAAGAAAAAGACTGAGAATGAGGAAGCGAAGTTGAAGGCTGAGAAAGATAAAGAGGAGTTGCCTCAAGAGGAAGAGGTGAAAGCAAATGGATAATCTAGGGAAGAGGTGAACCAACCATTGATTTGGATTTGGATCATATGCATGAGCTGCATCTTTTTATTTTGGCTTTTAACAATTATATTTCATCTTCTTAGTATAATGATAGATGTATGTTATTATTATATTGCGTGATCAAGTATAGTTTAGACTACATTTAAGAATGATAAACTGAATTGATGATTCAAGGGTCATGCTAAGATTTTATGAACTTGAAAGAAGCGATATGAACTTGAAAGAAGCTCAGCATGAACTTGGTTGTACTTGTCCCATCCAGGTTCTGAGTATAGCGATTgttatttattcaactttgatatattcacacttttttttcgttttcatCCCATTTTCAAAcactttcttttcttatctctctcttttttcccCATCACATTGCTATCATATCCATCAGTTCTCTCTCTTCTGTTCATATCTCTCTAAAAGTGAAGGTGGAATTGATGTGaataaaacattttcccaatttATTAGCCAAGTTTTATGTAGAGAATGGATGGAGTATTAACGATGAATATGCACGCGGAAACACAAACAGATTAGCTGACCATTTCATATATAGGAATAACATAAATGTGGACAACTGCTTGCGTTCCTTTATTATGAGCATCCTTAGCGTGAGATAATAAGATCAGTAACATCAATTAATAGTTTTGCTTTAAGACATGAGCAGTAAGAGAAAATATGGGTTGTTTTGCAGAGAATATTTTCCAacattaagtaaaattaatagTGTAATGCCATGCTTGTCAATTAATAGTTTGGTGTGCAAGAAACGAAGGAAAGTTTCTCCATGCAACTCCTTATAAATACCCCATCCCCTGATTCATTGAGCAGTACAAAAAGTATCAGAACCAAAAAATATTGTGAGAGAACCTTGCCGAGTGAGGGATGAGGATTGGGAAAATACTATGGTCAAAACTAGGCCTAGGCTCAACTATGGCCAGCATTACGTTTGTGTGCGCCATTTTTAAGATGTTTATCCCACATCATCTTCGTGTCATTGTTCAAAAGAAATTTAGGGGCCTTTTGTACCCTTATATCCAAATAACCTTCCCTGAGTTCATAGGGGAAAAACTCAACAGAAATGAAGCTTACACTGCCATCCAAACATACCTCAGTGAATATTCATCTAAACGAGCCACAAGGCTTACAGCTGAAGTGGTTAAAGATAGCAAGACCCCACTTGTGCTCAGCATGGATAAGAATCAAGAGATCACAGATGAGTTCAAAGGGGTCAAAGTCGGTTGGGCTGCACACATGATCCCCAAAGCACATTCAACTTCATTGCACACTTCTTCAGATGAGAGGAGGTACTTAAAACTCACTTTCCACCAACGTTACCGTGATCTCATAACTTCTTCTTACATCCAACATGTCATAAATCAAGGCAAGGAAATTGCATCAAGGAATAGACAGTTGAAGCTGTACACCAACAACAGCAAAGATGGGTCTGGACACAAAAGCAGAAAGTGGAGCCACATACGTTTTGAGCACCCTGCAAGGTTTGAAACATTGGCTATGGATccaaagaagaaggaagagataaTAAACGACCTTGACATGTTCAGAAATGGAAAAG from Lotus japonicus ecotype B-129 chromosome 2, LjGifu_v1.2 includes:
- the LOC130739315 gene encoding AAA-ATPase ASD, mitochondrial-like, which codes for MGFGEIWSQLGSIMASIMFVYAMYEQFFPPHLDIYVRRFTHKFTGIFYPYVQITFPEFTGEQLKRNKAYTAIRTYLSAKSSKAARRLKAEVVKNRQNPLMLSMDDNEEIMDEFEGVKLWWAAYYTVPKSQSISWYPSSDERRFLTLTFHRRHRELITTTYIQHVLDQGKAIASRNRQLKLFTNNPSDDWNDWKNTKWSHIPFEHPARFETLAMDPKKKEEIINDLEMFKTGKEYYAKVGKPWKRGYLLYGPPGTGKSTMIAAIANFMNYDVYDLELTAVKENTDLKRLLIETSSKSIIVIEDIDCSLDLTGQRKQKKEIDENEGEKTKNPVKKAEEEEEEKKKASKVTLSGLLNFIDGIWSACGGERIIIFTTNFVDKLDPALIRRGRMDKHIEMPYCSYEAFKVLAKNYLGVVDDSHSLFPIIEKLLGETKISPADVAENLMPKSRTEDSDTSLHNLIQSLENAKEEAKKKAEEEAKKKTENEEAKLKAEKDKEELPQEEEVKANG